In Tsuneonella amylolytica, one genomic interval encodes:
- a CDS encoding alkaline phosphatase D family protein, producing MPHIPNGPAIPSLDRRSLLRGGALGLGLAASPLAAQGGRGFTHGVASGEPSARSVLLWTRYVGTGADRLRWEVAEAEDFAKVVSGGDVVAGPESDWCVKAVAGNLAPGRWYRYRFVAPDGTVSETGRTRTLPEGRTDRFRMAVFSCSNMGFGYFNAYAHAGAAGDFDLAVHLGDYLYEYDPGNYPSADEAVAGRVPAPANELIHLADYRARYASYRSDPDLRRLHAMVPMIAVFDDHETANDAWKGGAQNHQPETEGPWAARTRAAMQARSEWLPVSEAPWARYDVGDLATLLRIETRLTARDKPLDLSDMLKGLPPQAIDGALASLRDGAWADPARSMLGTEQEGWLAGTMAASVRSGRKWQVLVQQVVLGSLRTPPAIAQAAAAGAPDYVRARIASAVRAGAAGLPSNMDAWDGYPAARKRLLAAAQEAGANLVTLTGDTHNAWAFDLANDGAPVGVEFAGQSVSSPGFEAYFGVPRAQAAARALVAFNEGLAWMDATRRGYMAVELTPARASCEWRFSGSVKTRSAALAGTHRMVAEHGARRLTAS from the coding sequence ATGCCGCACATTCCGAACGGTCCCGCAATCCCGTCGCTCGACCGCCGCAGCCTCCTGCGCGGGGGCGCGCTGGGGCTGGGCCTCGCCGCCAGCCCGCTCGCCGCGCAGGGCGGGCGCGGGTTCACGCACGGTGTCGCGAGCGGGGAGCCTTCGGCCCGCTCGGTCCTGCTGTGGACCCGCTATGTCGGCACGGGCGCGGACCGGCTGCGCTGGGAAGTGGCGGAGGCCGAGGATTTCGCGAAGGTCGTATCGGGCGGCGATGTCGTCGCCGGGCCGGAAAGCGACTGGTGCGTCAAGGCGGTTGCGGGCAACCTCGCCCCCGGGCGCTGGTACCGCTACCGCTTCGTCGCGCCCGACGGCACCGTCTCGGAGACCGGGCGCACGCGCACTCTGCCGGAGGGCAGGACCGACCGGTTCCGCATGGCGGTGTTCAGCTGCTCCAACATGGGGTTCGGCTATTTCAACGCATATGCGCACGCGGGCGCGGCGGGCGATTTCGACCTCGCGGTGCATCTCGGCGATTATCTCTACGAATACGATCCCGGCAACTACCCGAGTGCCGACGAGGCGGTGGCCGGGCGCGTACCGGCGCCCGCGAACGAACTGATCCACCTCGCCGACTACCGCGCGCGCTATGCCAGCTATCGCAGCGATCCCGACTTGCGGCGGCTGCACGCCATGGTCCCGATGATCGCGGTGTTCGACGATCACGAGACCGCGAACGACGCATGGAAGGGCGGGGCGCAGAACCACCAGCCCGAAACCGAAGGGCCGTGGGCCGCCCGCACCCGCGCGGCGATGCAGGCGCGCAGCGAATGGCTGCCGGTGAGCGAAGCGCCGTGGGCGCGCTACGACGTGGGCGACCTTGCGACCCTGCTGCGGATCGAGACCCGGCTGACCGCGCGCGACAAGCCGCTCGACCTGTCGGACATGCTCAAGGGGCTGCCGCCGCAGGCGATCGACGGCGCGCTCGCCTCGCTCAGGGACGGGGCGTGGGCCGATCCCGCGCGCTCGATGCTGGGCACCGAGCAGGAAGGCTGGCTCGCCGGGACGATGGCCGCATCGGTGCGCTCGGGTCGTAAATGGCAGGTGCTGGTACAGCAGGTCGTGCTCGGCAGCCTCAGGACCCCGCCCGCCATCGCCCAGGCGGCAGCGGCAGGCGCGCCCGACTACGTCCGGGCGCGTATCGCCAGCGCGGTGCGCGCCGGGGCGGCCGGACTGCCGTCGAACATGGATGCGTGGGACGGGTATCCCGCGGCGCGCAAGCGGTTGCTGGCGGCCGCGCAAGAAGCGGGCGCGAACCTCGTCACCCTGACCGGGGACACCCACAACGCTTGGGCGTTCGACCTTGCGAACGACGGCGCGCCGGTGGGCGTGGAATTCGCCGGCCAGTCGGTCTCCTCGCCCGGCTTCGAAGCCTACTTCGGGGTCCCGCGCGCGCAGGCTGCAGCAAGAGCGCTGGTCGCGTTCAACGAAGGGCTGGCGTGGATGGATGCCACCCGGCGGGGCTACATGGCAGTCGAACTGACGCCGGCGCGGGCGAGCTGCGAATGGCGCTTCAGCGGGTCGGTGAAGACCCGCTCGGCGGCGCTGGCGGGCACCCACCGGATGGTGGCGGAGCACGGCGCACGGCGGCTGACGGCAAGCTAG
- a CDS encoding DUF6356 family protein, whose translation MFQRLFVDHPRSVDESYAEHFAVAGRFGLTMIRGGLCALVHAIVPGWCVTTGSDTIRRLNAIMVEQRRAKGEAVTQIATVDWVI comes from the coding sequence ATGTTCCAGCGCCTGTTCGTCGACCATCCCCGCAGCGTCGACGAAAGCTACGCCGAGCATTTCGCCGTTGCCGGGCGATTCGGCCTGACGATGATCCGCGGCGGCCTGTGCGCGCTGGTCCACGCCATCGTGCCGGGCTGGTGCGTGACCACCGGCAGCGACACGATCCGCCGGCTCAACGCGATCATGGTCGAACAGCGCCGCGCCAAGGGTGAGGCCGTGACGCAGATCGCCACCGTCGACTGGGTGATCTGA
- a CDS encoding alpha/beta fold hydrolase, whose translation MPGGGRIAYRHTPGRGPALVFLPGYMSDMAGGKATALFERAQAEGRECLLLDYSGCGQSDGDFADGTLSRWRDEVLALVNAVVAGPVVVIGSSMGGWLMLLVGEALERRLHALVGVAAAPDFTEWGRSEEDKARLAAGETVFDANPYGPDPTPMHAAFWADGQANRRLGTAIALDCPVRLIHGMRDADVPWQISQRLADSLRSPDIHLTLVKDGDHRLSREGDIALLLRTVFSL comes from the coding sequence ATGCCCGGCGGCGGCCGGATCGCCTATCGCCACACCCCGGGCCGCGGCCCCGCGCTGGTCTTCCTGCCCGGCTACATGTCCGACATGGCGGGCGGCAAGGCGACCGCGCTGTTCGAGCGGGCGCAGGCCGAAGGGCGCGAATGCCTGCTGCTCGACTATTCGGGCTGCGGACAAAGCGACGGCGACTTCGCGGACGGTACCCTGTCGCGCTGGCGCGACGAGGTGCTGGCGCTGGTGAACGCGGTCGTCGCCGGTCCGGTCGTCGTCATCGGATCGTCGATGGGCGGCTGGCTGATGCTGCTGGTGGGCGAGGCGCTGGAGCGCCGGCTCCACGCCCTCGTCGGGGTCGCCGCCGCGCCCGACTTCACCGAATGGGGCCGGTCGGAAGAGGACAAGGCGCGGCTGGCGGCCGGCGAGACGGTGTTCGACGCCAATCCCTACGGCCCCGATCCCACCCCGATGCACGCCGCGTTCTGGGCCGACGGACAGGCGAACCGGCGGCTGGGTACCGCCATCGCGCTCGATTGCCCGGTGCGGCTGATCCACGGAATGCGCGATGCCGACGTGCCGTGGCAGATTTCGCAGCGCCTTGCGGATTCGCTGCGTTCTCCCGACATTCACCTGACACTCGTCAAGGACGGCGACCACCGGCTGAGCCGCGAGGGCGACATCGCTCTCCTCCTGCGCACGGTCTTCTCGCTTTAG
- a CDS encoding tetratricopeptide repeat protein — protein sequence MLSILAPLIMQVGIGTMATPVSPVPPELENRMRRNTQLPGRAETQPAIASCLSLADRDPDRARDFASEWVSRTDGEQRAAGRHCLGVAQGNAGAWGDAAASFLAARDEGPAGAFAARMGALAGSAFLAEGRAADALAALDRAEAAAAGDAELTGGIAMDRATALVALGRPDEASAALAAAREEVPGNAHAWLLSATLARRQGDLVAAQGFVERAAAIDARDPEIGLEAGVIAALGGRDDAARRSFESVLLAAPEGPLADAATTYLEQLAR from the coding sequence ATGCTCTCCATCCTCGCACCGCTGATCATGCAGGTCGGCATCGGCACGATGGCCACCCCCGTCAGCCCCGTTCCGCCGGAACTGGAGAACCGCATGCGCCGCAATACCCAGCTGCCCGGGCGCGCCGAAACGCAGCCGGCCATCGCCTCGTGCCTCTCGCTCGCCGACAGGGATCCCGACCGTGCCCGCGATTTCGCGAGCGAATGGGTCTCGCGCACCGATGGCGAGCAGCGCGCGGCGGGCCGCCACTGCCTGGGCGTGGCGCAGGGCAACGCGGGCGCCTGGGGCGATGCGGCGGCAAGCTTCCTCGCCGCGCGCGACGAGGGGCCGGCGGGTGCCTTCGCCGCCCGGATGGGCGCGCTGGCGGGCAGCGCCTTCCTCGCCGAAGGCCGCGCGGCCGATGCGCTTGCCGCGCTCGATAGGGCGGAGGCTGCGGCGGCCGGCGACGCCGAACTCACGGGCGGCATCGCGATGGACCGGGCGACCGCGCTCGTCGCGCTGGGCCGCCCGGACGAGGCATCCGCCGCACTCGCCGCGGCGCGCGAGGAGGTGCCGGGCAATGCCCACGCCTGGCTGCTGTCGGCCACACTCGCCCGGCGACAGGGCGATCTTGTGGCGGCGCAAGGCTTCGTCGAGCGCGCCGCGGCGATCGATGCCCGCGATCCCGAGATCGGGCTGGAGGCCGGCGTGATCGCCGCGCTGGGCGGCCGCGACGATGCCGCGCGCCGATCGTTCGAATCGGTACTCCTCGCTGCCCCCGAAGGCCCGCTGGCCGACGCCGCCACCACCTATCTGGAGCAACTGGCCCGATGA
- a CDS encoding LLM class flavin-dependent oxidoreductase, whose amino-acid sequence MIPLSVLDLVPVREGGTLAESYAATASLARAAERHGFKRFWVAEHHTMEGIAGAATAVVLAHVGHATSTIRIGSGGIMLPNHNPFVIAEQFGTLDALFPGRIDLGLGRAPGAGPQLQRALRKNLHAAAEMFPQDVVELRALLAGDPQLPIQATPGQGSQVEMWMLGSSLFGAQLAAQLGMPYAFASHFAPDHLDAALKLYRERFEPSAWLERPHAMAAMTVFTAETDAEAELIGSSQQQSFVRLRTGQPGKLPPPVKGYRDTLPGAAQGLLAHIGQASAIGSPATVRAAIGRFVERTGADEIVVSGATYDPAARERSLELTIEALAA is encoded by the coding sequence ATGATCCCGCTGTCCGTCCTCGACCTCGTCCCCGTCCGCGAAGGCGGCACTCTGGCCGAATCCTATGCCGCCACCGCCAGCCTCGCGCGCGCCGCCGAGCGGCACGGGTTCAAGCGGTTCTGGGTCGCCGAACATCACACGATGGAAGGGATCGCCGGCGCCGCCACCGCGGTCGTGCTTGCCCACGTCGGCCACGCGACGTCGACCATCCGCATCGGGTCGGGCGGGATCATGCTGCCCAATCACAACCCGTTCGTGATCGCCGAACAGTTCGGCACGCTCGACGCGCTGTTTCCGGGACGCATCGATCTCGGGCTGGGCCGCGCACCCGGGGCGGGGCCCCAACTGCAACGGGCGCTGCGCAAGAACCTCCATGCCGCGGCGGAGATGTTTCCGCAGGACGTAGTCGAACTGCGGGCGCTGCTCGCGGGCGATCCGCAGCTGCCCATCCAGGCGACCCCCGGGCAGGGTTCGCAGGTGGAGATGTGGATGCTCGGCTCCAGCCTGTTCGGCGCGCAGCTCGCCGCGCAGCTCGGCATGCCCTACGCCTTCGCCTCGCACTTCGCGCCCGACCATCTCGATGCCGCGCTGAAGCTCTATCGCGAACGGTTCGAGCCGAGCGCATGGCTGGAGAGGCCCCACGCGATGGCGGCGATGACGGTCTTCACGGCCGAAACCGATGCCGAGGCGGAACTGATCGGATCGAGCCAGCAGCAGAGCTTCGTGCGGCTGCGCACCGGCCAGCCGGGCAAGCTGCCGCCCCCGGTGAAGGGATACCGCGACACGCTGCCGGGGGCCGCGCAGGGCCTCCTCGCGCACATCGGGCAGGCAAGCGCGATCGGCTCGCCCGCCACGGTGCGCGCCGCCATCGGCCGCTTCGTCGAACGCACCGGGGCCGACGAGATCGTCGTCTCGGGCGCGACCTACGATCCGGCCGCGCGCGAACGCTCGCTCGAACTCACGATCGAGGCGCTTGCGGCCTGA
- a CDS encoding NAD-glutamate dehydrogenase — protein sequence MAARTAAKSSDTPAGGTPPLQPDGELVKALEKRIAASLLPGDQAFDKAPLTDAARFLLETAARRDAGGMNLSLASASEDRRFMRIALVNDDMPFLVDSAAATVAAHGLSIDRLVHPVVPVRRDDAGTLTGLPDKAAAGEPRESMIYIETPRIDAKQRRALETDLKATIADVHAAVADWSKMRTALLEDANRIGDSEGASLLRWLEGGMLTQLGHLTRLRDGSQTDMLGICRKSARAILADASFDRAFEWFADPANADRVPLIVKANVISNVHRRVPLDLFIVPLYDNGEVCALSVHAGVWTSASLTTAPVDVPRLRTQLAALNAKFGFDPHGHAGKSLVHALTALPHDLVIGFSEEDIERVATTMMSLVDRPRPRLALVEAPLSRHLFAFVWMPRDMVSTQVRLRIEQLLEDGTGGKALDWSLQVEGGNLALLRYVLDYREHSGSPDPQPIEEAIQTLLRGWGEAVEAELALEEESSRAAAIAARYAESFPTAYRTAYGPAEAAHDIRRLRRLGALESEGDGLLPLRDVRLYRHEGDPADRMRLKVYQLHGTLALSDAVPALENFGFRVIDEIPTGLDEDGEGPKDRYATIHDFTLALGEGEATEPLLARCTAVEEAIAAVLNGAAEDDAFNRLVVGIGLSAREADWMRAFYRYLRQTGMGFTIYTVVDALRRAPQVTGPLVRLFAARHDPAFAGDRGAAADEQSAAIRQGLAQVAAINDDRLLRLYHATIDAILRTNAFAPAAREALAFKFDSGLVPNLPKPVPWREIFVYSRRVEGIHLRAGPVARGGLRWSDRRDDFRTEILGLMKAQRVKNAVIVPTGAKGGFYPKQLPDPARDREAWAAEGRGSYEAFIRTLLSITDNIVEGRVVHPEQVVIHDGEDPYFVVAADKGTATFSDIANGIAESRDFWLDDAFASGGSNGYDHKAMGITARGAWVSVQRHFLEMGVDVQTDTTRVVGCGDMSGDVFGNGMLLSKAVKLVAAFDHRHIFLDPDPDPAKSWEERARMFALPRSSWEDYDPALISKGGGVFARTEKRIPLTREVCAALGVEESELEPEALISAILKAPVDLVWFGGIGTYVKAAAENNVQVGDPANDALRVDGADIRAKVIGEGANLGITQAGRIEFALAGGRINTDFIDNSAGVNCSDNEVNIKIALAAAKRAGKLSEKRRVELLGEMTDEVSALVLENNRLQALALSIAEAGGPAAMAAQVNLIETLEGRGALDRKTEGLAPGDILAHRAGDGLGLTRPELAVLLSSTKLVLQDAIEKSSLTQDSALDDMLVDYFPTAMRKTYRKQIETHQLRGPIIATQLANRVINRMGIVHVFELSEEEGVGLADVCAAFVSAARLFGVEALWEELETAAMPEDARIYMFRHTAGALRNHMADLIRAGASIELPSAMIALLEKRVHQLSSETGELLTEASRRQSDRLAGEFVAMGAPADIAARVAHLYDLDGSVGLAALSKAAGIDARALTAAFTDLGNRLGLDWAQSSAAMMNPSDVWERMLVAGLSRDFQQMRLEFLRRLSRRKGAKDDPSAAVANWAQDHAAAVRQFRGVIGRAQGQSPIAPAMLAQIASQARNLLGR from the coding sequence ATGGCCGCCAGGACCGCTGCGAAGTCTTCCGACACACCCGCCGGGGGCACTCCCCCTCTCCAGCCCGACGGCGAGCTGGTGAAGGCGCTCGAAAAGCGCATCGCCGCCTCGCTGCTGCCCGGCGACCAGGCCTTCGACAAGGCGCCGCTGACCGACGCCGCGCGCTTCCTGCTCGAAACCGCCGCCCGGCGCGATGCCGGAGGCATGAACCTGTCGCTCGCATCGGCCAGCGAGGACCGGCGCTTCATGCGCATCGCACTCGTCAACGACGACATGCCGTTCCTGGTCGATTCGGCCGCCGCGACGGTCGCCGCCCACGGTCTTTCGATCGACCGCCTCGTCCACCCCGTCGTCCCCGTCCGGCGCGACGATGCGGGCACCCTCACCGGGCTGCCCGACAAGGCGGCCGCCGGCGAGCCGCGCGAATCGATGATCTACATCGAAACGCCGCGCATCGACGCGAAGCAGCGCCGCGCGCTGGAAACCGATCTGAAGGCGACCATCGCCGACGTGCACGCCGCCGTGGCGGACTGGTCGAAGATGCGCACCGCGTTGCTGGAGGATGCCAACCGCATCGGCGACAGCGAGGGCGCGTCCCTGCTGCGCTGGCTGGAAGGCGGCATGCTGACCCAGCTCGGCCACCTCACCCGCCTCCGCGACGGCAGCCAGACGGATATGCTCGGCATTTGCCGCAAGAGCGCCCGCGCGATCCTGGCCGACGCGAGCTTCGACCGCGCGTTCGAATGGTTCGCCGATCCCGCCAACGCCGACCGCGTGCCGCTGATCGTCAAGGCCAACGTCATCTCCAACGTCCACCGCCGGGTGCCGCTCGACCTGTTCATCGTGCCGCTCTACGACAACGGCGAAGTCTGCGCGCTGTCGGTCCACGCGGGCGTGTGGACCAGCGCCTCGCTCACCACCGCGCCGGTCGACGTGCCGCGTTTGCGCACCCAGCTTGCCGCTTTGAATGCGAAGTTCGGCTTCGACCCCCACGGCCACGCCGGCAAGTCGCTCGTCCACGCGCTGACCGCGCTGCCGCACGACCTGGTGATCGGGTTCTCGGAAGAGGACATCGAACGCGTCGCGACGACGATGATGAGCCTCGTCGACCGGCCCCGCCCGCGCCTCGCGCTGGTCGAGGCACCGCTCAGCCGCCACCTCTTCGCCTTCGTGTGGATGCCGCGCGACATGGTGTCCACCCAGGTCCGCCTGCGGATCGAGCAGCTGCTTGAAGACGGCACCGGCGGCAAGGCGCTCGATTGGAGCCTGCAGGTCGAAGGCGGCAACCTGGCGCTGCTGCGCTACGTCCTCGACTACCGCGAGCATAGCGGCTCGCCCGATCCGCAGCCGATCGAGGAAGCGATCCAGACGCTCCTGCGCGGCTGGGGCGAGGCGGTCGAGGCCGAACTCGCGCTGGAGGAAGAATCCTCGCGCGCCGCGGCGATCGCCGCGCGCTATGCCGAGAGCTTCCCGACCGCGTACCGCACCGCCTACGGCCCGGCAGAGGCCGCGCACGACATCCGCCGCCTGCGCCGGCTGGGCGCGCTGGAGAGCGAGGGCGACGGCCTCCTCCCCTTGCGCGACGTGCGGCTCTACCGGCACGAGGGCGACCCCGCCGACCGGATGCGGCTCAAAGTTTACCAGCTCCACGGCACGCTCGCCCTGTCGGACGCGGTGCCGGCGCTGGAGAACTTCGGCTTCCGCGTGATCGACGAGATCCCCACCGGGCTCGACGAGGACGGCGAAGGGCCGAAGGACCGCTACGCCACGATCCACGACTTCACCCTCGCGCTCGGTGAGGGCGAGGCGACCGAGCCCCTGCTGGCGCGCTGCACCGCGGTCGAGGAAGCGATCGCCGCCGTGCTCAACGGCGCGGCCGAGGACGACGCCTTCAACCGGCTCGTCGTGGGCATCGGCCTGTCCGCGCGCGAGGCGGACTGGATGCGCGCGTTCTACCGCTACCTGCGGCAGACCGGCATGGGCTTCACGATCTACACCGTGGTCGACGCGCTGCGCCGCGCGCCTCAGGTCACCGGGCCGCTGGTGCGCCTGTTTGCCGCGCGCCACGACCCGGCCTTCGCGGGCGACCGCGGGGCAGCGGCGGACGAACAGTCGGCGGCGATCCGGCAGGGCCTGGCGCAAGTCGCGGCGATCAACGACGACCGCCTGCTGCGGCTCTACCACGCCACCATCGACGCGATCCTGCGGACCAACGCCTTCGCCCCCGCCGCGCGCGAGGCGCTGGCGTTCAAGTTCGATTCCGGGCTCGTCCCGAACCTGCCCAAGCCCGTGCCGTGGCGCGAAATCTTCGTCTATTCGCGCCGGGTCGAGGGCATCCACCTGCGCGCCGGGCCGGTCGCCCGCGGCGGCCTGCGCTGGTCCGACCGCCGCGACGACTTCCGCACCGAGATCCTCGGCCTGATGAAGGCGCAGCGGGTCAAGAACGCGGTCATCGTGCCCACCGGCGCGAAGGGCGGCTTCTATCCCAAGCAGCTGCCCGACCCGGCCCGCGACCGCGAGGCGTGGGCCGCCGAAGGGCGCGGCAGCTACGAGGCGTTCATCCGCACCCTGCTGTCGATCACCGACAACATCGTGGAAGGCCGGGTCGTCCACCCCGAACAGGTCGTGATCCACGACGGCGAGGACCCGTACTTCGTGGTCGCCGCCGACAAGGGCACCGCGACCTTCTCCGACATCGCCAACGGCATCGCCGAAAGCCGCGACTTCTGGCTCGACGACGCCTTCGCAAGCGGCGGGTCCAACGGCTACGACCACAAGGCGATGGGCATCACCGCCAGGGGCGCGTGGGTTTCGGTCCAGCGCCACTTCCTCGAAATGGGCGTCGACGTGCAGACCGACACCACCCGCGTGGTGGGCTGCGGCGACATGTCGGGCGACGTGTTCGGCAACGGCATGCTGCTGTCGAAGGCGGTCAAGCTCGTCGCGGCGTTCGACCACCGCCATATCTTCCTCGACCCCGATCCCGATCCGGCGAAAAGCTGGGAAGAGCGCGCGCGGATGTTCGCCCTGCCCCGCTCGAGCTGGGAGGACTACGACCCCGCGCTCATCAGCAAGGGCGGCGGCGTGTTCGCCCGCACCGAGAAGCGTATCCCGCTGACGAGGGAAGTGTGCGCGGCGCTGGGCGTCGAGGAATCCGAACTCGAACCCGAAGCGCTGATCTCCGCCATCCTCAAGGCGCCGGTCGACCTCGTCTGGTTCGGCGGCATCGGCACGTATGTGAAGGCCGCGGCCGAGAACAATGTACAGGTCGGCGACCCCGCCAACGATGCCCTGCGCGTCGACGGCGCCGACATCCGCGCCAAGGTGATCGGCGAAGGCGCGAACCTCGGCATCACGCAGGCCGGCCGGATCGAGTTCGCGCTTGCCGGCGGGCGGATCAACACCGACTTCATCGACAACTCGGCCGGGGTCAATTGCTCCGATAACGAGGTCAACATCAAGATCGCGCTCGCCGCTGCCAAGCGCGCGGGCAAACTGAGCGAGAAGCGCCGGGTCGAACTGCTCGGCGAGATGACCGACGAGGTGTCGGCGCTGGTTCTGGAGAACAACCGCCTGCAGGCGCTCGCGCTGTCGATCGCCGAAGCCGGCGGCCCGGCGGCGATGGCCGCGCAGGTCAACCTGATCGAGACGCTGGAAGGGCGCGGCGCGCTCGACCGCAAGACCGAAGGGCTGGCCCCGGGCGACATCCTGGCCCACCGCGCGGGCGACGGCCTCGGCCTCACCCGCCCGGAACTCGCGGTGCTATTGTCCTCGACCAAGCTGGTGCTGCAGGATGCCATCGAGAAATCCTCGCTGACGCAGGATTCGGCGCTCGACGACATGCTGGTCGATTACTTCCCGACCGCGATGCGCAAGACCTATCGCAAACAGATCGAGACCCACCAGCTGCGCGGGCCGATCATCGCCACCCAACTCGCCAACCGGGTCATCAACCGGATGGGCATCGTCCACGTCTTCGAACTGTCCGAGGAAGAGGGCGTGGGCCTGGCCGACGTGTGCGCCGCGTTCGTATCGGCGGCCCGGCTGTTCGGGGTCGAGGCGCTGTGGGAAGAACTGGAAACCGCGGCCATGCCCGAGGATGCGCGGATCTACATGTTCCGCCACACCGCGGGCGCCCTGCGCAACCACATGGCCGACCTCATCCGCGCCGGGGCGAGCATCGAATTGCCGAGCGCGATGATCGCGCTCCTTGAAAAGCGCGTCCACCAGCTGTCGAGCGAAACCGGCGAGCTCCTGACCGAGGCGTCGCGCCGGCAGTCGGACCGGCTTGCGGGCGAATTCGTCGCCATGGGCGCGCCGGCCGACATCGCGGCGCGGGTCGCGCATCTCTACGACCTCGACGGGTCGGTCGGCCTTGCCGCCCTGTCGAAGGCGGCGGGGATCGACGCGCGGGCGCTGACCGCGGCGTTCACCGACCTCGGAAACCGTCTCGGCCTCGACTGGGCGCAGAGCAGCGCGGCGATGATGAATCCGTCGGACGTGTGGGAGCGGATGCTGGTGGCGGGGCTCAGCCGCGACTTCCAGCAGATGCGACTCGAATTCCTGCGCCGCCTGTCGCGCCGCAAGGGCGCCAAGGACGATCCCTCGGCCGCGGTGGCGAACTGGGCGCAGGACCATGCCGCCGCGGTGCGCCAGTTCCGCGGCGTTATCGGGCGGGCGCAGGGGCAGAGCCCCATCGCCCCGGCCATGCTCGCGCAGATCGCCAGCCAGGCGCGCAACCTCCTCGGCCGGTAG
- a CDS encoding NAD(P)/FAD-dependent oxidoreductase codes for MEHADVVIVGAGHGGANAAIALRQQGFAGSIAMIGRDPLPPYERPPLSKEYLAGDKPFERITIRPPAFWAERDIALKLGTSVSSVDPAAHTVKLSDGSELGYGKLIWAAGGDPRRLPCPGADLSGVHSVRSRADVDRMKAELDGGAKRAVVIGGGYIGLEAAAVLTKLGCTVTLLEALNRVLARVAGEPLSEFYQDYHRAKGVDIRLDTRVERLEGENGWVRRVVLEGGEAIDADIVVVGIGIVPAAGALVPAGAAGANGIDVDEFCRTSLEDVYAIGDCAAHASRWADGAVIRLESVQNANDMATTAARHIVGTEEPYAAFPWFWSNQYDLKLQTAGLSLGYDATVVRGDPEAAKFSVVYLREGRVIALDCVNSTKDYVQGRKLVEARLSPDADLLADPAVPLKDLL; via the coding sequence ATGGAGCATGCCGACGTCGTCATAGTGGGTGCCGGGCACGGCGGGGCGAACGCCGCGATCGCCCTGCGCCAGCAGGGGTTCGCCGGCTCGATCGCGATGATCGGGCGCGATCCGCTGCCGCCCTACGAACGGCCGCCGCTGTCGAAGGAATACCTGGCCGGCGACAAGCCGTTCGAGCGGATCACCATCCGCCCACCGGCCTTCTGGGCCGAACGCGACATTGCGCTGAAGCTCGGCACTTCGGTATCCTCGGTCGATCCGGCGGCCCACACGGTCAAGCTCTCCGACGGGAGCGAGCTCGGCTACGGCAAGCTGATCTGGGCCGCGGGCGGCGATCCGCGCAGGCTGCCGTGCCCGGGCGCCGACCTTTCCGGCGTGCATTCGGTCCGCTCGCGAGCCGACGTCGACCGCATGAAGGCGGAACTCGACGGCGGGGCGAAGCGCGCGGTCGTGATCGGCGGCGGCTACATCGGGCTGGAGGCGGCCGCCGTGCTGACCAAGCTCGGCTGCACGGTGACCCTGCTCGAGGCGCTCAATCGCGTCCTCGCGCGCGTCGCCGGCGAGCCGCTCAGCGAATTCTACCAGGACTATCACCGCGCGAAGGGCGTCGACATCCGGCTGGACACCAGGGTCGAGCGGCTGGAAGGCGAGAACGGCTGGGTCCGCCGCGTCGTGCTCGAAGGCGGCGAGGCGATCGACGCCGACATCGTCGTGGTCGGCATCGGCATCGTGCCCGCGGCGGGCGCGCTGGTGCCCGCGGGCGCGGCGGGGGCCAACGGCATCGACGTCGACGAGTTCTGCCGCACCTCGCTCGAAGACGTCTACGCCATCGGCGACTGCGCGGCGCATGCCAGCCGCTGGGCCGACGGCGCGGTGATCCGCCTGGAATCGGTGCAGAACGCCAACGACATGGCGACCACCGCGGCCAGGCACATCGTCGGCACCGAGGAACCCTACGCCGCCTTCCCGTGGTTCTGGTCGAACCAGTACGATCTCAAGCTGCAAACCGCCGGCCTCTCGCTCGGCTACGATGCCACCGTGGTCAGGGGCGATCCCGAGGCCGCGAAATTCTCGGTCGTCTACTTAAGGGAAGGGCGAGTGATCGCGCTCGACTGCGTGAACAGCACCAAGGACTACGTTCAGGGCCGCAAGCTGGTGGAGGCGCGCCTGTCGCCCGATGCGGACCTGCTCGCCGACCCCGCCGTACCGCTGAAGGACCTGCTGTGA